Genomic segment of Salvia hispanica cultivar TCC Black 2014 chromosome 2, UniMelb_Shisp_WGS_1.0, whole genome shotgun sequence:
TCAGATAGCGAATGCAACATTATTTTACagatagagggagtagtaaGGAAAAGCGACAAGATTATGTGATTTTGTTAgttagtatttctttttaaattaggAGAGGGTTATGAAACGGACATTAAAACGATAAAAccatctcattttattttaattcaaaagaaatgcatcattataatatttttaaataaaaattcaccAGAGTTGTAATGACTTCTTATTGACTGGGTTGCATATGCTGATTGGTTTAGAGACTCTAAAATCATTGGCCAACCTCAAGTTACTTTTTCGGTTAAGGCACAGTTGTAGATTTGTAGTCAGTAGTTTCATGGTGTTCAAAAAAGCAAGGTATGGTAACTTACTCATGTAGTAAAGTAGAATATGTTGCAATAACTATAGATACATAAATAATGCATTATTTGGCTAAAGAGATTGATTAATAATTGGTGATGTAGTACTAAACAAAGTCGACTACTCTCCGCAGACCTAGTGTGATAATGAAAGGGATATAAAACTTGCTCCAAATCTAGTTTTATTATAGTCTATTATCACTTCATTAgtaagttttaatttgaagttttaagttttaaattctaaagttttaatttcattataaataatttagtaactgatttaatttcatttatttatagtaatatactaGTGATTAGTAACagatttcatttcatttattcattacACATTGGTGATATGAGTAGAGTGCTAAAGagtttttacaaatttataggAGCAAACTTGCATATAACAACTTCTTGAAGTTGTCAAATACATACTGATTTCGTTCTTCCTTCTCTTTACATCCCTTCCtttgttttattcttttctttcgaacttttgtttcttttttacacAGGCAAAATCTAAGATGATGAAAGAACAAATGCTATGAAATCCTCAGATCccaaaatatatcaacacttgatttattttcctttttctcaaAGGGCAGGAAGATTTACTTATTACAATTGAGGGGTGCCATAAAAAGAAGTATGTACATGGGCTAAaacatagaaatgaaattactCTGTACAAACAAAAAACCTCATCTTCCATTCACAACATGAAATGGTTGTGAAAGTGTGGGCTTTATGGATGAAAACATATACGAATCAAATATATGGATTAATATGTGAGGTGTAATCACGAATCCCAGCTCCTTCCCATCCCATCCATTCCTCCCAAAGCTCCCAATCTTGTTCTTCACTAACCTGCTCCTCCTCATAATACTCCACCCCACTTGATTCTCCCCTCACATTACTCATCACAATCTACAAAAATCATCACAAATTTATGTCAATCACACACCCAAATcattcaacaaaacaaaaatcaatcaatttagAAGAAACGTGTCATGAAAGAACACTATTTcaagaaaacataaacattGATTGAGAGTGACTCATCAGCTAACTTGGTCCCAGACAAGTAATATGAAAAAGACACAAACTTTAGGGGTATTTACAAATATTGGCACCAAATCATGAATACAACTCTCACAAAATAAACCAACACAGCCAAATGGAACTCTGTCAAAACAGCTAAAGTTATGCACAAAGTAAGTGTGTGTGGTTACTTACATTGTATGCTTCGTTAATTTGGTGAAATTGGACGCCGCAATTGCTTCCTCTACAGACATCTGGATGATACTGCAatacaccaaaatcaaaacctcAGTAAACATAACATAACCAAGCACAATCAAttggaaatattaaatatatttaggGAAAAGTGAACTAAACTAGTAGAAGGCAAAAGGACCTAAGAGATTCATTATTGTGGATGGAATTGAACGCTAATCATGTTTTTAGTGGAATAATCAGCAATCTTAACGCTACTATAATGAGCCAGTTCTACCAAAACATGGGGAAAAATCTTGTTATCCATTCATCCTAGGTCCTAGCAAGATTTAAATAAGGAATCCTAAACtgtaattcaattaaaaatcagCAATATTCTAACTACAGCTGAAAACGTAAGATGACAGCGATGCCTACACACACTCCAGTTTCAGAAACCcccaaaatgaaattttcTGGAATAAGACTTTTCTATGCAATTGAACAAAAATCTGGAGAAATTACCTTAAGAGCAAGCTGCCTAAAtgccttcttaatctcagatTCAGACGAGCCAGGGCGAATTCGCAGTGTCTGGTACGGATCAGCCACGGTAGAAGACACACACGAAACCCTAAATCCCTTACTATCGCCATTTTTACTCCTCGAGCTTCTTCGAGGCGAGATATCCTTGAATTGAGCCCAGGAAGACCCACAACCCACAGCAGCAGCCAttctttcaatttaaattaaagaaattccaaccaattttatgcaaatttcaaTCGAGGTCGAAAAAATCAAccttaatattaaaatagctGCGGAATTAGAGAAAATGGAGATCGAGAACGATAGCTTGgttaaaaaataagtttcgGAAATGAATTATTGGATTGGAAATCGGAAGTGGATAGAAAATGGAATGGTTAGATCAGTTTCAATGATTTGCATATTTATAGAGATGAGTGAGGGAGGAAGCTGACGTGTGAGCTACAGAGGTCCTTATCCAAAACGAGTGACCTTTTGCGGTGTGGACAGCATTGACGATCTTATCCATTTGAATACGGAGTCtgtttttgattttggattttggcGACTGCTTCTCTCATCAAATTCGGACTATTCTTCCACAAAAATCTAAATCTTTTTATCGAATTGTTTTTTGTTCAAAAATGTCGGAATAATATACGGGTAAGGAGAATACGCTATAGCATATACCATTGCAaccttttcttatttttttttatttcttttttcaatgttgattttataactaataattttttgaatgatGCAAATTTCTTCCACTAAAGTTTTCGTCATAAATTTTGTCTACGTAAAATATCGACACTATTTCTAGAGCATCCATATCATCATTAGTTTCAATCTTTTTCCACAATGTgaaaattcattgtttttCTGATCAATTTGCCTTCTTTTTAGCATATATCGATGCTTGATCTGATTgatttatacattaaaaaagaTAGAGTAACGACGTACTTGATTTAGAAAAGTCGATCTACTTGACCATTGGTTGAatcgatttttaaatttttaaatatttagaaaaaaagtttataCTACTGGAGTACTTATATTAAATGGGATTTGATCCGATCATCCGTTgacaagagagagaaagagaaaataatgagAATGGTTccacaaatataaattaacctaattttaatagacggaataaaatttataaagggCTATTTTTCATGTTGAAATACTTAgttttgtaattaaatataaataaaataagtttgttctaataagatttttaaaataatgttatcattaatcacaaaaaatgcaaaaattctGGTgcaaatacaattttatttttctcaaattgCTTCAAGGTCATTAGTTTATTGTATTCAATCAGTCTCAATGTAGTTGGagcatttcttttgggcacgaaaTTTAGGAAATGGATTTATTAAATCAAAGTGgagatagaaaaataaaagagagaataaaataaaagaaatggaaagagagtaaaacaagagatgaataatatttttatccaaaaagaaaatattcaactatattGGACAacaataaaagaatataactCAATTATCTTGGGACATTGGGAATACTAATGTATTAAAtggattttctatttttatgagattatGCAAGATGAATTAGTTAATagcttttaattaattttaagtaattatgGCTCGTAATTAATGGTCCGGTATTTGCCattctatttagaaaatcATTAGTTATAATAATATCTTTTGAATAGGGTGTGATGAATTGATGGCCTATATttacttaataattaaaatggactGTAATTATTGGTTTGGTTAACGTAATGTATTTTAATAGTGGATAGTTTAAATAGGTCGATGAATTATAAAATGGATGATCTAATAATAAGGCTATATTAATTATCGAGCTAATGAAtcttatgattttttaaaatataaatcaaaatgaatttgtgtttagaaatttgaatagtatgaatttaataaacggggtattcattttttattaaattgcgTCGACAAGATAAATGTACTGAAATTTCAAATAGAATTGATTTTTCAAACTAATTAAGCATATGTGTAGCCGTGTAgtggtatttaattaaagaaattgacGTGACACTTGACCTGCAAGTGGAGTATGATTGATGAACGTGTCACATAGGTGTAGATGGATACATTATAGAGGGGGCACCTGAAAACACTTGGCTATCATGAATTCTTAGGTGACTTTATGCATTCATGGATAAAGCAAAAAGCTAAGCTTCTATGTATGTAGgaagtaagagaaataagtACTCGCTtcatcccataaaagatgtcacacttttctttttagtttgtcccataaaagatattatatttttatttttggaaaaaattcctctcacataaatataaaattatattttctctttccatttaacacataaaataaaacctcctaaaatctcgtgccgtcctacaagtgtgacatcttttgtgggatgaaggaagtaaaatatactctctctgtccgaaaaaaatagaacacatttgccattttctgttgtccacgaaaaatagagcatatttaaaaaagaaaa
This window contains:
- the LOC125203271 gene encoding chaperone protein dnaJ 8, chloroplastic-like produces the protein MAAAVGCGSSWAQFKDISPRRSSRSKNGDSKGFRVSCVSSTVADPYQTLRIRPGSSESEIKKAFRQLALKYHPDVCRGSNCGVQFHQINEAYNIVMSNVRGESSGVEYYEEEQVSEEQDWELWEEWMGWEGAGIRDYTSHINPYI